The segment CTAGTTACCGTATCACTTCGATGACTATTGTAATATTCCGAATTCGGGTCTAATGTCTAGGCCGAGTTAGAGAGGTTACAGAATTATTCCTGTTTTGGTTACCCACAATTAAATTGATAATGAAAAGCCTTTTTCTAACTAGTATAATATTAGATCCAATCCTTAATACTTACATATTctctcaatttgatcctaattctaaataatttaataaattcaacTCTTCACATTTATAATCTATTAATTTGATCATCAAACTTCTTAACGAAAGCTTTTAACTCTTAAAATAAACGCattccaaaaaagaaaaaaacttctCTCATCTAGTGAGCCGTTTTTTTGAGCCAATTCCTAATACCAATAAGTTTGTCTTAAAACtttatttccttttctttcttttatcagttttcttataaatataaaataaaatcctattaTGATAAATTTTAGCTAAAGAAAATGGAAAACCTTAAAAAACACTTTAGATTTAATCTTGTAGTTACCAAGATGATATTTCAATCGATGTACATAGAAATAATTCTAAGTCTGGTCCTTGAAATTGGAAATTAAATCTAGACTTAAAAATATATATCTTTGAAAAATCCAATTTTTCAatcaataattatataataaaagaatatgaacatttaaattttcataaGAAAAAGAATGTGAAAGAATGAATTGAATTTCTTTTTGTTACTcgataatatattttttttaattttataaattgattaAGATATTATTATGTgttctatttatttttaaatatatattttaaatttttaaatctaCAATAAGGAATATTTATCACTAATAATCTAATTTAGTGTCAAATAGTGTACCAAAtttattaaaaactaaatttatgcTAGTTAGAGTGAAAAATTAAATTCTacgaatattaaattatttatataattatattatatattatcattttaaaatttgtattttccaTTATTTTGATGCTTAATTTCGACACTAACTTCTTAACAATATAACAAAAGGGTTATGTACCAAATTGGATAATTTCAactataaataaaacaattaatagaTGTGAAATGCCTCtattttaaaagttgaattatcgTTTCACCATCAACGATAATTAatagctcagtgactaaaatgttacaacatgtTAACGTAAGCGACTCAAaagtaacattttaaacataagtgactaaaatgtaacctgaggtaAATAAAattgactattttaatagtttactcTTAAATTAAACAATGTtaataattagattttaattttgaaatttgaaaagtaggattaaattcctaaaataaaagtacacggagtaaattttaaatttggaatGAGTACAAGAACTTGacattttaatttgattgaaagttACCAAGAGTTATTTGAAATAGTGGTTAAAGCTTTTGTCTATTACTTAGATAAAGCGAATTGAAACCTTATTATCCCCTCCTCTTACCCAATATTATAATCAGAGGCTAATCCAGGGGGGAGGGCAGGGCCTTgacccccctaaaatggaaaattgttGTCTTGgctatttagaaaattttaaaattttaaattagtaaagataaaactATACTTTGATCtcctaaaattatgaaaatttaatttaatcttttaaaaattataaagatatagactattaaaaattaaaatttcatgtcgACCCTCCTAAAAAGAATTTCTAACTTAGCGCCTGATTGtaacaataaaaaaattaaaattaaaattattacttAATAATTAAGGATTATATTTTTACATGATATTCCtcaattataaataatattaagatatatGTTTTAAACATGCTGAACCACTATGCTTTGTGCTGGCCAAAGCTGAAAACCAGAAATTGTACCCAATTGAGATGTTTTATTGTAACCCAACTATTTAATTCATTGACacttaactattaattttttcttaatcatttaacttttcaaattaaatattttagtcattttttcaTTAATTGTTTAAGGAAAGTCTAACATGAGTTTTGTTTTATTAGCCTAATAGTAAATTTAGCCCtttaatatttatacatttaATCAATTTGATCTCAAATCTAAAATAAATTCAATCCTCAATATTTACAagatttataattttaatcttaattataaaattataaaaataaaaatctttaaaaataagaataaaatataaatatgggaTTTGAATATTAAAACTTGATTAATATTCATGATTTgaattaaaacaattttggattttggatttcttttatcatttatatttatatatggaCTCTTAAGAATATTAAAACTAGAAATATATaagatttatataataaatataaatagtgATAGAAGTTATGTGATCCGAATTTTGTCatttattaaagaaataaaatataaaggCAAAATATACAACAGTTGCAAATATGCAATAGAAGACCATAGTAGATTTAATTACCAGCACAAAGTTCTAATTTATGGATTTACAGAGGGAAGTGGTTTTTTTCAATAGAAATTACAAACACACTATAACATATTATTCTTAAAGTTTTCTTAGGAGAAATCAGTAGTCCTGAAAATACACAATACGCTATGAATAAACGAGAGTAGTTGCACTCTGCCTAAAATAAGCCGCTCGGTTCCATTGATATTACAGCACCTTAGGTACCTACAAAATTTGAAAACAAGAATTTATGTTTTTAAGTCATGTAATGATTGATTTTTTAAAGAATAATGCAAGTTGTTTACTTCAGCATAAGAAGACATTATTACATACCTGCGGATTTAGCATCATATAACGTTTGGTAAGAACCTTGTATCTAATAGAACAAAGCTTGGAAACAACATCAATCATGTCCATCCTCTTACTTGGTGAATCAGCAGAACAGATGATCCCTATTTCAAATATTGAATTCAAACATTGAAAATGTATGTCATTTCCAAGATTGATCTTGTTGAAGGTGATATTTGTGACTGTTCCTTGTTTAGCTCTCTCTTGAAGAAGAATGGGATCTATAATCTCAATCACTCGTCCAGACAAAGCTGCTTTAACAAAGTTACGAAGACTTAAATTTTCTTTGAAACTTTCATCAGTTGGCCTTTTCCTTGTAAACATTTCTAGCAAGAGGATGCCATAACTATACACATCACCTTTTGTTGATAACTCACTTCCCATCGCATATTCTACAATTAATTCATCACAAATAATAATTAGAATTAATTGCAAAGGAAAACTGTTGAAGAATATAAAGATAGCTTCTAACGTCTAATCTGTAAAGATACAAAGAAATGTTTTTATATTGTATGTTTTGCTttcaaataaaagaagaaattaaTAAAGTGAACTTACCTGGTGGAGTATAACCAATAGTTCCTCTTAATCCAAGGGAGCTTGACTGATTAGTAGAATAGTTAATCGTGTTTACAGAAAGGATTTTTGCTAAGCCGAAATCACTTATATGACCAACCATTTTCTCATCAAGTAGAATATTGCTTGGCTTGAGGTCACAATGAATGATTGGTACCTCACAACCATGGTGCAAATATTCAAGTGCATGAGCAACATCTATTGCCACGTTAATTCTTTGGACGAAGCTCAAGTTTCTCATTGCTTTTGATCCATTCATGTCATCAAATGGATGCAGCCAGTCCTCCAAGCTTCCATTCGCCATGAACTCATAAACCAACGCTTTAAATTCATTGCCTTGGTGATCAACACCTGAAATGGCTGTTAATAACTTGACAAGATTCCGATGTCGAATGTTCTTCAAGGCCTCACATTCAGCTAAGAAACTCCTTGATGCACCACTATTCAAAAGATTAAGCACTTTTACTGCAATTACTGCTCCACTCTCTTCAAGAATTCCTTTGTATACAGAACCGAAACTTCCAGAACCCACCAAGTTTTGTGTGGAGAATCTATCAGTAGCCATTAGGATTCTTTGGTACGTTATCCGTAAAAGTGAATTTTCGGCAAAAATTGTTGTTCGCTGCTGATCTTTCTTCTTTTTAAACCACAAGAAGAGGACAAAAACGAATACAAAAGTCACTCCTAAAATAACGccaatttcaatttttattctaAAAGAAGTGTCTGATGATGTTTTTAAGTTGCATCTTGGTAAATGTAATGCAGGGATGCCTCCACAAAGCTTACTGTTTCCTTCAACAAACGTGGCACTTGCATTCTTAAAGACTCCTTCACTTGGTACCACTCCCTCAAAAGCATTGAAAGAgagatttaaatactttaatgaCACTATGCTCGCAAGAAATTTTGGAATCTCACCTGAAAGATTATTGTCAGAAACGTCCAATTCCACAAGACCTCTCAATGAACTCAAAGATGTAGGAATGGGCCCTTCAAATACATTGCCATCTAAAAACAACTTCTCCAGTCTTAAACAGCTACCAAGGCTGTTTGGAAGTGAACCAGATAACCTATTTTTAGAAACATGGAATTCACCTAGATTTTGCAGTTTTTCTACTCCAACAGGAAGGTTACCAGTTAAATAGTTTGCTGATAAGTCTAGTGTAATGGACAAGGATGAGATCCCAAGTACTTTATCGGGTATTGATCCACTAAGATTGTTGTAAGAAAGACCCAAAGAAACCAAATTTTGGCAATTAGCTAGGCTTGAAGGAATGTTGCCATGAAGATTGTTAACATCTAAAGCAAGTTCGGTTAACGTTGTTAAATTACCAATACAATGGGGAATAGTCCCAGAGAGAAAATTACCATCAGCAAGAAAAATCTTTAGCTTCTGCAGCCTCCCGATATCAAAGGGAATGGGACCTGATAGTTGATTTTGTGATGTTTCTAGCCACTCCAAATTAATGAGATTTCTAATCCCATCAGGGATTCTTCCCCATATTTTGTTTTGTTCCATTCTTAAATGCAGAAGCGTACGAGAAAAATTGCCAATGCATTCAGGAAATGCCCCTCCAAAATTATTTCTACTTATATATACAATTCCTAGTTCGGTATTATTGACTAAAGTGCAGAGGAAGTTCAAGTCACCTTCTCTCCCATGCCCCAAATGGTTTGTGCCCATGTAAAGTTTATACAGTTTATCCAACCTTTCTAATGAAGGCACGTTCCCACTAAGTCTGTTATCATTAAACTGAAGTATATTTAGATTGGAGCAATTGGATAATGAAACAGGGATTTGTCCAGAGATTTGGTTTAACCCTATGGTAAAGAAATCAACATAAGGCATATTGATTGCTAAGTCAGAATGAAGAGTACATTGAATTTTGTTTAGACCAATATCAAAGACTCTAATATTGGAGAGATTGAACATTGCCAAAGGAACAATACCAGAAATTGCATTTGATGATATTGTAAAAAATGAAAGATTGGTTAGTTGCCCCAAAACTTCAGGTATAATCCCAGTTAATCCATTTATAGCAAAAGCAAATACCTGAAGGGATGACAAGTTCCCCAATGAAGGCGGTATGCTCCCTCTCAAGCTGTTGTTGCTAAATCTCAAGAGTTTCAAGTTTGACAAGAGACCAAGCGAAGCAGGTATTTCTCCTGTTATCCGGTTGCCTCTCATATCAACAATTGCGAGCTTAGAACAAGCTGATAAATTGGAAGGAATTTCACCGCTGATGGAATTATTGATCAGCTCTAATGTTTCCAATCTTCTTAAATAACCAATTTCTTGAGGAATCTGGTTGTAGAAGTTGTTGCCCACAAGATTCAACTCCTTGAGAAAGCTCAAATTTCCAATGAATGGTGATAAAGCTCCCGAGAGTTTGAGGTATTGTAGTTCCAACTTGGTGACTCTTTGATGCTTACGACCGCATGTAACACCATGCCATTGACAGAAATGAATAGAACTATTCCACGACTCCATAACCCTGAGCTCATCGCCAGTTATCCTGGCTTTGAACTGGAGTAGAGCTTGCTGATCAGTGTCATTTCCTCTAACTGCAAGGGCTGCTTTTGCTAAACCAAACATGTTAAGACCCTGCAAGTGGAGGCATGAGAGAAGAACTATAAGTTCAATGTAAACAAGGAAATAAGAGCTGGACGCTTCCAAATGCTTTCTTGATAGCTCCATCAACCTGATTCAGTTTCTTAATTGATAAGATTGATTTGTATTTGAGAGTACTTTGATCATTAACAAGAGCTAGAGTGCAATATAAGCAGTTTTCAAATTCTGATATCATCCTGTTCCATCAACAatcattttactcaaattttccAACGCGGGGTTGCATCATATTTTTGTTTGACTTTATACTCAATGTAACATTTTTGTTGATaccattttttaaagaaaaaatatcaCATATAAGATAAGCTTACCTATTAATGTTCTGTTTTATATCATAAACAACTTCAGTGATAGCAGTGctagataatttattttaatgctTCCTAGATCAGTAAGCATTTTAAAAAAATAGCTCTCTCGTTAGTCACTTTAGATTGACAAATGAATCAACTCTCAGCTCGCAAAAATGGCTGAAATTTCATGCAAGTTTCCCTCTGAAAGAGTCTGTTGACAAGTAAAGATATTTTAACATGGAATAAGGTTAAATCATGCCTGGATTTGTCTGTCATACACCTATTGCGGTATAATACCCACATTTCTTTAGTAcatgaatattttatttaaatgtttCACATATGATTATCACGTATGCCTAATTAAGATAATGTTACATTCTTTCAtatgattaattatgaaaattataaatCTAACATGCTCAATTAATtagtataaattatttatttttaaaatataagttatcaatttaaattaattaatttttcatgagttattaaatttaaataaataaattataaatttataatatttcaaattaataataaaataagtaacaTTCAATAGATATCATGATTCAAAAAGTCAACAACCATCTACTCGGTTCTTTTCTGACAACATATTgaaattatcaatataataacatAAGATATGGAAATTATCAATGGGAAATCTAGTTTTGCTGATGCTTAATGAAAGTGATAAAGTCCTCTTACGAAACAAAAGATGGTTCCTTGAGAATTAACGACTTCAAAATTTAAAGAGTATTAATTTATTTCATCATGGGTCAAATCaagtattatattatattatattgattaCAAAAGTCTGCTGTTCGAATTAGGTTGGAAAAAGACATGATTAGATTAGAGGTGACATGGGCCGGGTTAGGTCGGGTTCGGGCCGAGTCCAGATAAAATTTTAAGCCTGTCTATTAGGCCCAGGCCCGTtttggcccgaaatatgggcctaaaaatttatccaagtcAGGTCCGAAATAAAATTGCTAAGCCCGAGTCCGGCCTGGCTCGgcccatattaaaatttttttcttatttcattaaataaaaaatttaaaaatataataaatcaaatatatttaaaaacataaaaataaatattaaaataaataaaaataatactaaaacaattcttaaaacaatacacgaattaataatataataaaaataattatattaaaaatttaaaataattaaaaataaaataaaaatatatatcttTAGATGTCAACAATCTTCAGGGCAGCATCCCTTTTGGTCTAGGTAATTGCCAAAATTTGCTTGAAATATATCTTTCTAATAATAACCTTAGTGGAGCAATACCCCCTGAGGTAGTTGGCATCCCATCCATGTCCATTGCACTAGACTTATCATCAAACTATTTGACCGGTGAACTTCCTGTTGCAGTAGAAAATCTAAAACATCTAGGTGAGTTCTATGTCTCTCAAAATAGGTTATCTGGTTGGCTTCCAAATAGCCTTGGTAAATGTGCAAGTCTGGAGTACCTATACATGGATGGAAATTTGTTTGGAGGGCCCATTCCTTCATCTTTAAGTTCATTGAGACGTCTTGTGGAATTGGATGTATCTGAAAATAATCTCTCAGGTGGGATTCCAAAATTTCTTGTAACTTTTGGGGAATTAAAGTATCTAAATCTCTCTTTTAATGATTTTGAGGGAGTGGTACAAAGTGAAGGAGTCTTTAAGAACGCAAGTGCTACATTCGTTGAGGGAAACAATAAACTTTGTGGAGGCAACCCCGCGTTACACTTGTCGAGATGTAACTCAAAAACATCATCAAATACTCCTCTTAGAGTAAAAATTGCAATTATTGTTGCGATTTTAGGAGTGGCTTTggtattttctttcttccttatcTTTTAGAAAGAAGAAAAAGCAGCAACCAACAACAACTTGTGTAGAAAATTCACTTTTACAATTATCATATCAAAGCATCCGAAGGGCTACTAATGGATTCTCTACGCAAAATTTGGTTGGTTTTGGAAGTTTTGGTGTTGTATACAAAGGAATTCATGAAGAGAGTGGAGCAGTAATTGCAATAAAGGTGCTTAATCTTCTAAATCGTGGAGCATCCAGGAGTTTCTTGGCTGAATGTGAGGCCTTAAAGAACACTCGACATCGAAATCTTGTTAAGGTATTAACTGCTGTTTCAGGTTTTGATTATCAAGGTAATGATTTCAAAGCCTTGGTTTATGAGTTCATGGAAAAAGGAAGCTTGGAGGACTGGTTGCATCCATCCGTTGACATGAATGAACAAGAGACGGTGAGAAACCTGAACTTCTTCCAAAGGGTTACTGTGGCCATAGATGTTGCCCACGCACTGGAGTATCTACACCATCGTTGCGAGACACCGATCATTCATTGTGACCTCAAGCCAAGCAATATTCTACTCCATGAGGAAATGGTTGCAGATATAAGTGACTTTGGGTTAGCAAAACTCCTTTCTACAGATAGGGTTAGCTATTCTGCTAACCAGTCAAGCTCCCTTGGATTTAGAGGAACTATTGGTTATGCTCCACCGGGTAAGTTTATTTATTTCTTCcattatttaaaagaaaaacatacaTCCTAAAAgtagtttttttttaatatttagagGGTTTTCCTCTGCAGTTTTTTTATAATGTAATTTTTGTGATGAATGAATTGTAGAATATGGCATGGGAAGTGAGTTGTCAACTAAAGGTGACGTGTATAGTTATGGGATCCTCTTGCTAGAGATGTTTACAGGGAAAAGGCCAACTGATGAAAGGTTTAAAGAAAGTGTAAGTCTTCACAACTTTGTTAAGTCAACTTTGCCTGAACAAATTACTGAGATTATAGATCCCATTCTTCTTCAACAAAGAGTCACTCGAGGAACAATTGCAAACATTACACCCAATAGAAACATTTTGGGAAATGGTAGGCATCTTCAGTGCTTAATTTCAATACTCAAAATAGGACTCATTTGTTCCAGTGAATCACCAAGTGAGCGGATGGACATGAGTGATGTTGTCACCAAGCTTTGTTCCATTAGAGACAAACTTCATCCAACTCGATTGCATCGTGAGGATTGAACTTAAATATGCTGCATAATCAACAAGTAATAATATGTTTTTATCTCAACAGATTACTTAAATCTTTTCATCACTTAAGAGATATTTCTACTATTTCTtataagagttttttttttttctttcttaagtTGCAGGTATTTTAGATGCCATAAGGATGGAACTGAGAAGCTTAGTTCAAGCCAATTAAGTgctttaatatttatgttttgtttAGACGAATAAGCTATGATAAGCAATTAATGAAACCTTAATATCTTTTCTCTTCAAGTGAGAGTTGCAAAAAGAAGAGTAGtttgttatattaataataatgttgGATTTTGAGTTTAACATATTGTATTAGTAATGCTATTAACATGTCAATGGCCATTGATGGAAACTTCGTTATGttgaaattaatattattttaatttgaaagTGTGTTAAATGATTCATGCATATTCAATTTGTTATACTATACGTGGATAATGATAGTAGGATTCAAAGCTCATTTCTTACCATTAGCAAGAACTTGTTTCAATTGCATATCATAAGGAGTTCTAACAACCACTTCAAATACAGTATCAGGAAATACCGCTTGTGGAACCTCAATATCCATGGGTTTATTCACTAAATGGCAATTGGCATATACAATACGCCCAGTTGCTTCTCGTGGATTTTCATACCCCTGCTGCGCAAAAATAGGATAtgcaataagaaagaaaaataggaacACACAACAGATTTTAGGTAGAAAACCCCTAACGTGAAAACTATAGGCAGATGagagaaattcactaatgttaaaaaataataatataaaaagtttTGCAGTTATGCGCAGTTTTTAAAGGGTTAAACAATCTATCTAATAGAAGAAGTTTAATCCTATACGAATTTAACTTCGCCCCTACAAATTTCTAATTTTGTCTCTCTATCTTATTTCTTTAACAAAGTAAGTTGCATCTCAAAACTTTTTAAACCGGATTAAACGAGATTCGAATCACACAACTCTAActttttttatataattctaTGAAAGTTTTCAATCAAGCTTTAACAATTTTATAAAGTTTACTAAAAAGTTTTTGAAAATTAATCCAATAAGTTATATATGATGTTAATTATAGCTTTTTTAGTCTAAATATGGTTCTCTTCCAttaaaaaatacaatattaaagttATGGGTAAACTATATTAGAGGATACTACTTAACCATGcataatttttcttttatcatttaattacgaaaaatataaaataaatattttttattaattgtaAACTCTTTAACGATGAATCTGATGTGATGGTTAAAACTATAATTAAATGCCACCTCAAAAATGATTATGCTTTAGGTCATAATACAATTATGACGATAATGTGTTTTTATTTAATAGCCATAAAGCTAATTAAATGTAATTAAACTTagaatttaaattttacataaaatagaGAAGATCAAATAGACAGATATTTTACATGAAAAACTCTTCTAAAGAGGATAAAATTCACAGACAAAGGAAGCTTTAGCttttcactaaatgagtaaacaaa is part of the Gossypium arboreum isolate Shixiya-1 chromosome 5, ASM2569848v2, whole genome shotgun sequence genome and harbors:
- the LOC108472089 gene encoding receptor kinase-like protein Xa21, with product MSIALDLSSNYLTGELPVAVENLKHLGEFYVSQNRLSGWLPNSLGKCASLEYLYMDGNLFGGPIPSSLSSLRRLVELDVSENNLSGGIPKFLVTFGELKYLNLSFNDFEGVVQSEGVFKNASATFVEGNNKLCGGNPAKKKKQQPTTTCVENSLLQLSYQSIRRATNGFSTQNLVGFGSFGVVYKGIHEESGAVIAIKVLNLLNRGASRSFLAECEALKNTRHRNLVKVLTAVSGFDYQGNDFKALVYEFMEKGSLEDWLHPSVDMNEQETVRNLNFFQRVTVAIDVAHALEYLHHRCETPIIHCDLKPSNILLHEEMVADISDFGLAKLLSTDRVSYSANQSSSLGFRGTIGYAPPEYGMGSELSTKGDVYSYGILLLEMFTGKRPTDERFKESVSLHNFVKSTLPEQITEIIDPILLQQRVTRGTIANITPNRNILGNGRHLQCLISILKIGLICSSESPSERMDMSDVVTKLCSIRDKLHPTRLHRED
- the LOC108472088 gene encoding probable LRR receptor-like serine/threonine-protein kinase At3g47570 produces the protein MELSRKHLEASSSYFLVYIELIVLLSCLHLQGLNMFGLAKAALAVRGNDTDQQALLQFKARITGDELRVMESWNSSIHFCQWHGVTCGRKHQRVTKLELQYLKLSGALSPFIGNLSFLKELNLVGNNFYNQIPQEIGYLRRLETLELINNSISGEIPSNLSACSKLAIVDMRGNRITGEIPASLGLLSNLKLLRFSNNSLRGSIPPSLGNLSSLQVFAFAINGLTGIIPEVLGQLTNLSFFTISSNAISGIVPLAMFNLSNIRVFDIGLNKIQCTLHSDLAINMPYVDFFTIGLNQISGQIPVSLSNCSNLNILQFNDNRLSGNVPSLERLDKLYKLYMGTNHLGHGREGDLNFLCTLVNNTELGIVYISRNNFGGAFPECIGNFSRTLLHLRMEQNKIWGRIPDGIRNLINLEWLETSQNQLSGPIPFDIGRLQKLKIFLADGNFLSGTIPHCIGNLTTLTELALDVNNLHGNIPSSLANCQNLVSLGLSYNNLSGSIPDKVLGISSLSITLDLSANYLTGNLPVGVEKLQNLGEFHVSKNRLSGSLPNSLGSCLRLEKLFLDGNVFEGPIPTSLSSLRGLVELDVSDNNLSGEIPKFLASIVSLKYLNLSFNAFEGVVPSEGVFKNASATFVEGNSKLCGGIPALHLPRCNLKTSSDTSFRIKIEIGVILGVTFVFVFVLFLWFKKKKDQQRTTIFAENSLLRITYQRILMATDRFSTQNLVGSGSFGSVYKGILEESGAVIAVKVLNLLNSGASRSFLAECEALKNIRHRNLVKLLTAISGVDHQGNEFKALVYEFMANGSLEDWLHPFDDMNGSKAMRNLSFVQRINVAIDVAHALEYLHHGCEVPIIHCDLKPSNILLDEKMVGHISDFGLAKILSVNTINYSTNQSSSLGLRGTIGYTPPEYAMGSELSTKGDVYSYGILLLEMFTRKRPTDESFKENLSLRNFVKAALSGRVIEIIDPILLQERAKQGTVTNITFNKINLGNDIHFQCLNSIFEIGIICSADSPSKRMDMIDVVSKLCSIRYKVLTKRYMMLNPQVPKVL